Proteins co-encoded in one Lynx canadensis isolate LIC74 chromosome C1, mLynCan4.pri.v2, whole genome shotgun sequence genomic window:
- the KIAA1522 gene encoding uncharacterized protein KIAA1522 homolog isoform X2 produces MGNSHHKRKAPSGPRARSFWRFGRSAKRPAGSAKAESDKRLSVGSGQGPGSVVDEHQDNVFFPSGRPPHLEELHTQAQEGLRSLQHQEKQKLNKGGWDHGDTQSIQSSRMGPDEDSISFCSQTTSYTAESSTAEDALSIRSEMIQRKGSTFRPHDSFSKSSGKSGRRRRERRSTVLGLPQHVQKELGLRNEREAPGTPRPPGPRDAVRIPTVDGRPAGPASGTGARVSLQALEARAQAGAEAEAMLQRHIDRVYRDDTLVGRSTGARPPPVTRPMSLAVPGLTGGAGPPEPLSPAMSISPQATYLSKLIPHAVLPPTVDVVALGRCSLRTLSRCSLLSASPASVRSLGRFSLASSPRPRSRHPSSSSDTWSHSQSSETIVSDGSTLSSKGGSEGQPEGSLASSSAAPPPQAGSGRGSPSGGSTADASDTVSVRSSGQLSGRSVSLRKLKRPPPPPRRTYSLHQRGSAAPDGPLGLPPRPERKQQQQLPRPPTTGGAEGTGAAPCPSNSAGTWVPGLSPGGSRRPPRSPERTLSPSSGYSSQSGTPTLPPKGLTGAPASPGKAQPPKPERVTSLRSPGVSVSSSLTSLCSSSSDPAPSDRSGTQMSTALGDRFAIPPHPKVPAPFSPPPSKSKSPKQAAPAPATPAVVPGPVSTADVSPEPPPTPQTSLTPPQESPSAPKDQSPPPSPPPSYHPPPPPTKKPEVVEAPSAPETAEEPLQDPNWPPPPPPAPEVQDLSMADFPPPEEAFFSVAGPEPAGPSGPPEPVRSLAASSFSVAVSSQSQLHGSPDPPPAPPAPPPAGSVSGLLAKLPRKEPVGCSKGSGVPREDAGAPLVTPSLLQMVRLRSVGAPAAAATPASGPSAPQKPLRRALSGRASPAPAPSSGLHAAVQLKASGLAASKDPASAQPNGPPEVEPRSPQSPASMASFIFSRGTKKLQLERPVSPETQADLQRNLVAELRNISEQWPPQAPKKPPKAPPPVARKPSVGVPPSTSPSFPRAESLTAPPTNGLHAEDRTKGELAENGSVMQLVGLEEQKLGPPGSDPQKELV; encoded by the exons ATGGGCAACTCACACCACAAGAGGAAGGCCCCCAGCGGCCCCCGGGCCCGCAGCTTCTGGCGGTTCGGGCGGTCGGCGAAGCGGCCGGCAG GCTCTGCCAAGGCTGAGAGTGACAAACGTCTAAGTGTGGGGTCCGGCCAGGGGCCAGGGTCTGTAGTGGATGAGCACCAGGACAATGTCTTCTTCCCCAGTGGGCGACCGCCTCACCTCGAAGAGCTGCACACGCAGGCCCAGGAGGGGCTCCGTTCCCTCCAGCACCAAG aaaaacagaaactgaaTAAAGGTGGTTGGGACCATGGAGACACCCAGAGCATCCAG TCCTCCCGGATGGGGCCAGATGAAGACAGCATCTCTTTCTGCAGCCAGACCACATCCTACACGGCTGAGAGCTCCACAGCAGAGGACGCTCTCTCCATCCGCTCAGAGATGATCCAGCGCAAAG GGTCCACCTTCCGACCCCATGACTCATTTTCCAAATCGTCCGGGAAGTCGGGGCGGCGAAGGCGCGAGAGGCGGAGCACGGTGCTGGGACTGCCGCAGCACGTGCAGAAGGAACTCG GTCTGCGGAACGAGCGTGAGGCACCAGGTACCCCTCGGCCTCCTGGTCCTCGGGATGCCGTCCGCATCCCCACGGTGGATGGCCGTCCAGCGGGCCCGGCCTCAGGGACAGGGGCCCGGGTGTCCCTGCAGGCGCTAGAGGCACGGGCCCAGGCCGGTGCCGAGGCCGAGGCCATGCTGCAGCGCCACATCGACCGCGTCTACCGGGATGACACCCTCGTTGGGCGGTCCACAGGAGCCCGGCCCCCGCCAGTGACACGGCCCATGTCCTTAGCGGTGCCCGGACtgacaggaggggcagggcctccAGAACCCCTGAGCCCAGCCATGTCCATCTCGCCCCAGGCCACCTACTTGTCAAAACTGATTCCGCATGCTGTCTTGCCGCCCACGGTGGACGTGGTGGCCCTGGGCCGCTGCAGCCTGCGCACACTGAGCCGCTGCAGCCTGCTGTCGGCCAGCCCGGCCTCTGTCCGCTCGCTGGGCCGCTTCTCCTTGGCCTCCAGCCCGCGGCCCCGCAGCCgccatccttcctcctccagtGACACCTGGAGCCACTCTCAGTCCTCTGAGACCATTGTGTCTGATGGCTCTACCCTCTCCTCTAAGGGTGGCTCTGAGGGTCAGCCCGAGGGCTCTCTGGCTAGCAGTAGCgcggcaccccctccccaggcgGGCAGTGGGAGGGGCTCTCCCAGCGGGGGCAGCACCGCCGATGCCTCCGACACTGTCAGCGTTCGGAGCAGTGGGCAGCTGTCCGGCCGGAGCGTGTCCCTCCGTAAGCTGAAGaggccccccccacctccccgccggACCTACTCACTCCATCAGCGGGGCTCAGCAGCACCCGATGGGCCCTTGGGGTTGCCGCCCAGGCCTGAGCGGAAGCAGCAGCAACAGCTGCCTCGGCCACCCACCACTGGTGGGGCAGAAGGGACGGGGGCAGCTCCGTGTCCCTCCAACTCagcaggcacctgggtgcctgGCTTGTCTCCAGGTGGCTCCCGGCGTCCCCCACGCTCCCCAGAACGGACGCTCTCACCCTCCAGTGGGTACTCGAGCCAAAGTGGTACTCCTACCCTCCCTCCTAAGGGTCTAACAGGGGCCCCTGCTTCCCCAGGCAAGGCCCAACCCCCTAAACCAGAACGTGTCACTTCCCTTCGTTCCCCTGgggtctctgtctcttcttccctcACATCTCTATGTTCCTCATCCTCTGACCCAGCCCCCTCAGACCGGTCTGGTACACAGATGTCGACTGCCCTGGGTGACAGGTTTGCCATACCTCCTCACCCCAAGGTGCCCgcccctttctccccacccccttccaagTCCAAGAGTCCTAAACAAGCCGCCCCCGCTCCTGCCACTCCTGCTGTGGTCCCCGGGCCGGTCTCTACTGCTGATGTGAGTCCCGAGCCCCCACCAACTCCGCAGACCTCCCTGACCCCGCCACAGGAGTCACCCAGTGCCCCCAAAGACCAGTCACCCCCACCGTCCCCACCTCCATCTTATcatcctccccccccacccactaaGAAGCCTGAGGTCGTTGAGGCCCCATCTGCCCCAGAGACTGCTGAGGAGCCCCTCCAAGACCCCAActggcccccacccccgcctcctgCACCAGAGGTGCAGGACCTTTCCATGGCTGACTTCCCCCCACCTGAGGAGGCCTTTTTCTCTGTGGCTGGCCCTGAGCCTGCAGGCCCTTCAGGCCCCCCAGAGCCTGTTAGATCCCTGGCTGCTTCATCCTTCTCAGTTGCTGTCTCTTCCCAGAGCCAGCTTCACGGTTCCCCAGACCCTCCTCCGGCTCcaccagccccacctccagctgGTTCTGTCTCGGGGCTTTTGGCCAAGCTCCCACGGAAGGAACCGGTGGGCTGCAGCAAAGGCAGCGGGGTTCCCAGGGAGGATGCTGGCGCACCCCTGGTCACGCCCTCACTCCTGCAGATGGTTCGGCTGCGCTCTGTGGGCGCTCCTGCGGCTGCTGCAACCCCGGCCTCCGGGCCGTCAGCCCCCCAGAAGCCGCTACGAAGGGCCCTGTCAGGGCGGGCCAGCCCAGCGCCTGCCCCCTCCTCAGGGCTCCATGCTGCTGTCCAACTCAAGGCCTCCGGTCTGGCTGCCAGCAAGGACCCTGCGAGTGCCCAGCCCAATGGACCGCCTGAGGTGGAGCCACGGTCTCCCCAGTCCCCTGCCTCTATGGCCAGCTTCATATTCTCCAGGGGCACCAAGAAGCTGCAGCTGGAGAGGCCAGTGTCCCCTGAGACCCAGGCTGACCTCCAGCGGAATCTGGTGGCCGAACTTCGGAACATCTCAGAGCAGTGGCCACCCCAAGCCCCAAAGAAGCCACCTAAAGCTCCCCCACCCGTGGCTCGCAAGCCCTCTGTGGGAGTCCCGCCATCCACCTCGCCCAGCTTTCCTCGGGCTGAGTCCCTTACTGCTCCTCCCACcaacgggctccatgctgaagaCAGGACTAAGGGGGAGCTGGCGGAGAATGGAAGTGTCATGCAGCTGGTGGGCCTGGAGGAGCAGAAGCTGGGCCCACCTGGCTCAG ACCCACAGAAAGAGCTGGTCTGA
- the KIAA1522 gene encoding uncharacterized protein KIAA1522 homolog isoform X3, with product MVVFLGRRLPVLLGLFKKKGSAKAESDKRLSVGSGQGPGSVVDEHQDNVFFPSGRPPHLEELHTQAQEGLRSLQHQEKQKLNKGGWDHGDTQSIQSSRMGPDEDSISFCSQTTSYTAESSTAEDALSIRSEMIQRKGSTFRPHDSFSKSSGKSGRRRRERRSTVLGLPQHVQKELGLRNEREAPGTPRPPGPRDAVRIPTVDGRPAGPASGTGARVSLQALEARAQAGAEAEAMLQRHIDRVYRDDTLVGRSTGARPPPVTRPMSLAVPGLTGGAGPPEPLSPAMSISPQATYLSKLIPHAVLPPTVDVVALGRCSLRTLSRCSLLSASPASVRSLGRFSLASSPRPRSRHPSSSSDTWSHSQSSETIVSDGSTLSSKGGSEGQPEGSLASSSAAPPPQAGSGRGSPSGGSTADASDTVSVRSSGQLSGRSVSLRKLKRPPPPPRRTYSLHQRGSAAPDGPLGLPPRPERKQQQQLPRPPTTGGAEGTGAAPCPSNSAGTWVPGLSPGGSRRPPRSPERTLSPSSGYSSQSGTPTLPPKGLTGAPASPGKAQPPKPERVTSLRSPGVSVSSSLTSLCSSSSDPAPSDRSGTQMSTALGDRFAIPPHPKVPAPFSPPPSKSKSPKQAAPAPATPAVVPGPVSTADVSPEPPPTPQTSLTPPQESPSAPKDQSPPPSPPPSYHPPPPPTKKPEVVEAPSAPETAEEPLQDPNWPPPPPPAPEVQDLSMADFPPPEEAFFSVAGPEPAGPSGPPEPVRSLAASSFSVAVSSQSQLHGSPDPPPAPPAPPPAGSVSGLLAKLPRKEPVGCSKGSGVPREDAGAPLVTPSLLQMVRLRSVGAPAAAATPASGPSAPQKPLRRALSGRASPAPAPSSGLHAAVQLKASGLAASKDPASAQPNGPPEVEPRSPQSPASMASFIFSRGTKKLQLERPVSPETQADLQRNLVAELRNISEQWPPQAPKKPPKAPPPVARKPSVGVPPSTSPSFPRAESLTAPPTNGLHAEDRTKGELAENGSVMQLVGLEEQKLGPPGSDPQKELV from the exons ATGGTGGTGTTCCTGGGCCGCCGCCTTCCGGTGCTCCTCGGGCTCTTTAAGAAGAAGG GCTCTGCCAAGGCTGAGAGTGACAAACGTCTAAGTGTGGGGTCCGGCCAGGGGCCAGGGTCTGTAGTGGATGAGCACCAGGACAATGTCTTCTTCCCCAGTGGGCGACCGCCTCACCTCGAAGAGCTGCACACGCAGGCCCAGGAGGGGCTCCGTTCCCTCCAGCACCAAG aaaaacagaaactgaaTAAAGGTGGTTGGGACCATGGAGACACCCAGAGCATCCAG TCCTCCCGGATGGGGCCAGATGAAGACAGCATCTCTTTCTGCAGCCAGACCACATCCTACACGGCTGAGAGCTCCACAGCAGAGGACGCTCTCTCCATCCGCTCAGAGATGATCCAGCGCAAAG GGTCCACCTTCCGACCCCATGACTCATTTTCCAAATCGTCCGGGAAGTCGGGGCGGCGAAGGCGCGAGAGGCGGAGCACGGTGCTGGGACTGCCGCAGCACGTGCAGAAGGAACTCG GTCTGCGGAACGAGCGTGAGGCACCAGGTACCCCTCGGCCTCCTGGTCCTCGGGATGCCGTCCGCATCCCCACGGTGGATGGCCGTCCAGCGGGCCCGGCCTCAGGGACAGGGGCCCGGGTGTCCCTGCAGGCGCTAGAGGCACGGGCCCAGGCCGGTGCCGAGGCCGAGGCCATGCTGCAGCGCCACATCGACCGCGTCTACCGGGATGACACCCTCGTTGGGCGGTCCACAGGAGCCCGGCCCCCGCCAGTGACACGGCCCATGTCCTTAGCGGTGCCCGGACtgacaggaggggcagggcctccAGAACCCCTGAGCCCAGCCATGTCCATCTCGCCCCAGGCCACCTACTTGTCAAAACTGATTCCGCATGCTGTCTTGCCGCCCACGGTGGACGTGGTGGCCCTGGGCCGCTGCAGCCTGCGCACACTGAGCCGCTGCAGCCTGCTGTCGGCCAGCCCGGCCTCTGTCCGCTCGCTGGGCCGCTTCTCCTTGGCCTCCAGCCCGCGGCCCCGCAGCCgccatccttcctcctccagtGACACCTGGAGCCACTCTCAGTCCTCTGAGACCATTGTGTCTGATGGCTCTACCCTCTCCTCTAAGGGTGGCTCTGAGGGTCAGCCCGAGGGCTCTCTGGCTAGCAGTAGCgcggcaccccctccccaggcgGGCAGTGGGAGGGGCTCTCCCAGCGGGGGCAGCACCGCCGATGCCTCCGACACTGTCAGCGTTCGGAGCAGTGGGCAGCTGTCCGGCCGGAGCGTGTCCCTCCGTAAGCTGAAGaggccccccccacctccccgccggACCTACTCACTCCATCAGCGGGGCTCAGCAGCACCCGATGGGCCCTTGGGGTTGCCGCCCAGGCCTGAGCGGAAGCAGCAGCAACAGCTGCCTCGGCCACCCACCACTGGTGGGGCAGAAGGGACGGGGGCAGCTCCGTGTCCCTCCAACTCagcaggcacctgggtgcctgGCTTGTCTCCAGGTGGCTCCCGGCGTCCCCCACGCTCCCCAGAACGGACGCTCTCACCCTCCAGTGGGTACTCGAGCCAAAGTGGTACTCCTACCCTCCCTCCTAAGGGTCTAACAGGGGCCCCTGCTTCCCCAGGCAAGGCCCAACCCCCTAAACCAGAACGTGTCACTTCCCTTCGTTCCCCTGgggtctctgtctcttcttccctcACATCTCTATGTTCCTCATCCTCTGACCCAGCCCCCTCAGACCGGTCTGGTACACAGATGTCGACTGCCCTGGGTGACAGGTTTGCCATACCTCCTCACCCCAAGGTGCCCgcccctttctccccacccccttccaagTCCAAGAGTCCTAAACAAGCCGCCCCCGCTCCTGCCACTCCTGCTGTGGTCCCCGGGCCGGTCTCTACTGCTGATGTGAGTCCCGAGCCCCCACCAACTCCGCAGACCTCCCTGACCCCGCCACAGGAGTCACCCAGTGCCCCCAAAGACCAGTCACCCCCACCGTCCCCACCTCCATCTTATcatcctccccccccacccactaaGAAGCCTGAGGTCGTTGAGGCCCCATCTGCCCCAGAGACTGCTGAGGAGCCCCTCCAAGACCCCAActggcccccacccccgcctcctgCACCAGAGGTGCAGGACCTTTCCATGGCTGACTTCCCCCCACCTGAGGAGGCCTTTTTCTCTGTGGCTGGCCCTGAGCCTGCAGGCCCTTCAGGCCCCCCAGAGCCTGTTAGATCCCTGGCTGCTTCATCCTTCTCAGTTGCTGTCTCTTCCCAGAGCCAGCTTCACGGTTCCCCAGACCCTCCTCCGGCTCcaccagccccacctccagctgGTTCTGTCTCGGGGCTTTTGGCCAAGCTCCCACGGAAGGAACCGGTGGGCTGCAGCAAAGGCAGCGGGGTTCCCAGGGAGGATGCTGGCGCACCCCTGGTCACGCCCTCACTCCTGCAGATGGTTCGGCTGCGCTCTGTGGGCGCTCCTGCGGCTGCTGCAACCCCGGCCTCCGGGCCGTCAGCCCCCCAGAAGCCGCTACGAAGGGCCCTGTCAGGGCGGGCCAGCCCAGCGCCTGCCCCCTCCTCAGGGCTCCATGCTGCTGTCCAACTCAAGGCCTCCGGTCTGGCTGCCAGCAAGGACCCTGCGAGTGCCCAGCCCAATGGACCGCCTGAGGTGGAGCCACGGTCTCCCCAGTCCCCTGCCTCTATGGCCAGCTTCATATTCTCCAGGGGCACCAAGAAGCTGCAGCTGGAGAGGCCAGTGTCCCCTGAGACCCAGGCTGACCTCCAGCGGAATCTGGTGGCCGAACTTCGGAACATCTCAGAGCAGTGGCCACCCCAAGCCCCAAAGAAGCCACCTAAAGCTCCCCCACCCGTGGCTCGCAAGCCCTCTGTGGGAGTCCCGCCATCCACCTCGCCCAGCTTTCCTCGGGCTGAGTCCCTTACTGCTCCTCCCACcaacgggctccatgctgaagaCAGGACTAAGGGGGAGCTGGCGGAGAATGGAAGTGTCATGCAGCTGGTGGGCCTGGAGGAGCAGAAGCTGGGCCCACCTGGCTCAG ACCCACAGAAAGAGCTGGTCTGA
- the KIAA1522 gene encoding uncharacterized protein KIAA1522 homolog isoform X1, which translates to MAARAPPAAPAADEPGGPGGPPRRKKSRSGASGLRRAFSWLRGKRRKKKAAGAEGAEPAAPRAKKADDKARRAKGKGRGSAKAESDKRLSVGSGQGPGSVVDEHQDNVFFPSGRPPHLEELHTQAQEGLRSLQHQEKQKLNKGGWDHGDTQSIQSSRMGPDEDSISFCSQTTSYTAESSTAEDALSIRSEMIQRKGSTFRPHDSFSKSSGKSGRRRRERRSTVLGLPQHVQKELGLRNEREAPGTPRPPGPRDAVRIPTVDGRPAGPASGTGARVSLQALEARAQAGAEAEAMLQRHIDRVYRDDTLVGRSTGARPPPVTRPMSLAVPGLTGGAGPPEPLSPAMSISPQATYLSKLIPHAVLPPTVDVVALGRCSLRTLSRCSLLSASPASVRSLGRFSLASSPRPRSRHPSSSSDTWSHSQSSETIVSDGSTLSSKGGSEGQPEGSLASSSAAPPPQAGSGRGSPSGGSTADASDTVSVRSSGQLSGRSVSLRKLKRPPPPPRRTYSLHQRGSAAPDGPLGLPPRPERKQQQQLPRPPTTGGAEGTGAAPCPSNSAGTWVPGLSPGGSRRPPRSPERTLSPSSGYSSQSGTPTLPPKGLTGAPASPGKAQPPKPERVTSLRSPGVSVSSSLTSLCSSSSDPAPSDRSGTQMSTALGDRFAIPPHPKVPAPFSPPPSKSKSPKQAAPAPATPAVVPGPVSTADVSPEPPPTPQTSLTPPQESPSAPKDQSPPPSPPPSYHPPPPPTKKPEVVEAPSAPETAEEPLQDPNWPPPPPPAPEVQDLSMADFPPPEEAFFSVAGPEPAGPSGPPEPVRSLAASSFSVAVSSQSQLHGSPDPPPAPPAPPPAGSVSGLLAKLPRKEPVGCSKGSGVPREDAGAPLVTPSLLQMVRLRSVGAPAAAATPASGPSAPQKPLRRALSGRASPAPAPSSGLHAAVQLKASGLAASKDPASAQPNGPPEVEPRSPQSPASMASFIFSRGTKKLQLERPVSPETQADLQRNLVAELRNISEQWPPQAPKKPPKAPPPVARKPSVGVPPSTSPSFPRAESLTAPPTNGLHAEDRTKGELAENGSVMQLVGLEEQKLGPPGSDPQKELV; encoded by the exons GCTCTGCCAAGGCTGAGAGTGACAAACGTCTAAGTGTGGGGTCCGGCCAGGGGCCAGGGTCTGTAGTGGATGAGCACCAGGACAATGTCTTCTTCCCCAGTGGGCGACCGCCTCACCTCGAAGAGCTGCACACGCAGGCCCAGGAGGGGCTCCGTTCCCTCCAGCACCAAG aaaaacagaaactgaaTAAAGGTGGTTGGGACCATGGAGACACCCAGAGCATCCAG TCCTCCCGGATGGGGCCAGATGAAGACAGCATCTCTTTCTGCAGCCAGACCACATCCTACACGGCTGAGAGCTCCACAGCAGAGGACGCTCTCTCCATCCGCTCAGAGATGATCCAGCGCAAAG GGTCCACCTTCCGACCCCATGACTCATTTTCCAAATCGTCCGGGAAGTCGGGGCGGCGAAGGCGCGAGAGGCGGAGCACGGTGCTGGGACTGCCGCAGCACGTGCAGAAGGAACTCG GTCTGCGGAACGAGCGTGAGGCACCAGGTACCCCTCGGCCTCCTGGTCCTCGGGATGCCGTCCGCATCCCCACGGTGGATGGCCGTCCAGCGGGCCCGGCCTCAGGGACAGGGGCCCGGGTGTCCCTGCAGGCGCTAGAGGCACGGGCCCAGGCCGGTGCCGAGGCCGAGGCCATGCTGCAGCGCCACATCGACCGCGTCTACCGGGATGACACCCTCGTTGGGCGGTCCACAGGAGCCCGGCCCCCGCCAGTGACACGGCCCATGTCCTTAGCGGTGCCCGGACtgacaggaggggcagggcctccAGAACCCCTGAGCCCAGCCATGTCCATCTCGCCCCAGGCCACCTACTTGTCAAAACTGATTCCGCATGCTGTCTTGCCGCCCACGGTGGACGTGGTGGCCCTGGGCCGCTGCAGCCTGCGCACACTGAGCCGCTGCAGCCTGCTGTCGGCCAGCCCGGCCTCTGTCCGCTCGCTGGGCCGCTTCTCCTTGGCCTCCAGCCCGCGGCCCCGCAGCCgccatccttcctcctccagtGACACCTGGAGCCACTCTCAGTCCTCTGAGACCATTGTGTCTGATGGCTCTACCCTCTCCTCTAAGGGTGGCTCTGAGGGTCAGCCCGAGGGCTCTCTGGCTAGCAGTAGCgcggcaccccctccccaggcgGGCAGTGGGAGGGGCTCTCCCAGCGGGGGCAGCACCGCCGATGCCTCCGACACTGTCAGCGTTCGGAGCAGTGGGCAGCTGTCCGGCCGGAGCGTGTCCCTCCGTAAGCTGAAGaggccccccccacctccccgccggACCTACTCACTCCATCAGCGGGGCTCAGCAGCACCCGATGGGCCCTTGGGGTTGCCGCCCAGGCCTGAGCGGAAGCAGCAGCAACAGCTGCCTCGGCCACCCACCACTGGTGGGGCAGAAGGGACGGGGGCAGCTCCGTGTCCCTCCAACTCagcaggcacctgggtgcctgGCTTGTCTCCAGGTGGCTCCCGGCGTCCCCCACGCTCCCCAGAACGGACGCTCTCACCCTCCAGTGGGTACTCGAGCCAAAGTGGTACTCCTACCCTCCCTCCTAAGGGTCTAACAGGGGCCCCTGCTTCCCCAGGCAAGGCCCAACCCCCTAAACCAGAACGTGTCACTTCCCTTCGTTCCCCTGgggtctctgtctcttcttccctcACATCTCTATGTTCCTCATCCTCTGACCCAGCCCCCTCAGACCGGTCTGGTACACAGATGTCGACTGCCCTGGGTGACAGGTTTGCCATACCTCCTCACCCCAAGGTGCCCgcccctttctccccacccccttccaagTCCAAGAGTCCTAAACAAGCCGCCCCCGCTCCTGCCACTCCTGCTGTGGTCCCCGGGCCGGTCTCTACTGCTGATGTGAGTCCCGAGCCCCCACCAACTCCGCAGACCTCCCTGACCCCGCCACAGGAGTCACCCAGTGCCCCCAAAGACCAGTCACCCCCACCGTCCCCACCTCCATCTTATcatcctccccccccacccactaaGAAGCCTGAGGTCGTTGAGGCCCCATCTGCCCCAGAGACTGCTGAGGAGCCCCTCCAAGACCCCAActggcccccacccccgcctcctgCACCAGAGGTGCAGGACCTTTCCATGGCTGACTTCCCCCCACCTGAGGAGGCCTTTTTCTCTGTGGCTGGCCCTGAGCCTGCAGGCCCTTCAGGCCCCCCAGAGCCTGTTAGATCCCTGGCTGCTTCATCCTTCTCAGTTGCTGTCTCTTCCCAGAGCCAGCTTCACGGTTCCCCAGACCCTCCTCCGGCTCcaccagccccacctccagctgGTTCTGTCTCGGGGCTTTTGGCCAAGCTCCCACGGAAGGAACCGGTGGGCTGCAGCAAAGGCAGCGGGGTTCCCAGGGAGGATGCTGGCGCACCCCTGGTCACGCCCTCACTCCTGCAGATGGTTCGGCTGCGCTCTGTGGGCGCTCCTGCGGCTGCTGCAACCCCGGCCTCCGGGCCGTCAGCCCCCCAGAAGCCGCTACGAAGGGCCCTGTCAGGGCGGGCCAGCCCAGCGCCTGCCCCCTCCTCAGGGCTCCATGCTGCTGTCCAACTCAAGGCCTCCGGTCTGGCTGCCAGCAAGGACCCTGCGAGTGCCCAGCCCAATGGACCGCCTGAGGTGGAGCCACGGTCTCCCCAGTCCCCTGCCTCTATGGCCAGCTTCATATTCTCCAGGGGCACCAAGAAGCTGCAGCTGGAGAGGCCAGTGTCCCCTGAGACCCAGGCTGACCTCCAGCGGAATCTGGTGGCCGAACTTCGGAACATCTCAGAGCAGTGGCCACCCCAAGCCCCAAAGAAGCCACCTAAAGCTCCCCCACCCGTGGCTCGCAAGCCCTCTGTGGGAGTCCCGCCATCCACCTCGCCCAGCTTTCCTCGGGCTGAGTCCCTTACTGCTCCTCCCACcaacgggctccatgctgaagaCAGGACTAAGGGGGAGCTGGCGGAGAATGGAAGTGTCATGCAGCTGGTGGGCCTGGAGGAGCAGAAGCTGGGCCCACCTGGCTCAG ACCCACAGAAAGAGCTGGTCTGA